The following are from one region of the Falco biarmicus isolate bFalBia1 chromosome 1, bFalBia1.pri, whole genome shotgun sequence genome:
- the FADS6 gene encoding fatty acid desaturase 6 isoform X1 produces MPLEEGDPVRQRGQQASGEVSSTPCLRATGDPSLQGMPAPNGSRMEVTAECWELEPALGDRDVTPKGAPPQAERHEEALMAELSELVRKVVKSSSWWERHGVDVSILACSFLLLPAGLLCLRSSQAIPFLAGVLTLGVVHHTLTVKGSHLASHNALTESKSWSKVWAIFFIELCSAFTVEQATYNHVKIHHGYTNVIGLGDSSTWKLPFLNRYVYMFIAPLTVPILTPLVALDLLRNVKWKAALRTLCCMFLGLYCHYWLLLHVSGFQSSWSALLCMLLTRSLLAHPYIHVNIFQHIGLPMFAADRKPKRIHLMSLGVLNLPRNILLDWSFGHSLISCHVEHHLFPSLSDNMCLKIKPIVSQYLKQKKLPYNEDTYASRLQLFLQRYEELMVHAPPITELVGIQ; encoded by the exons ATGCCGCTGGAGGAAGGGGACCCAGTGAggcagaggggacagcaggccagCGGTGAGGTCAGCAGTACCCCCTGCCTCAGGGCGACGGGGGACCCCTCGCTCCAGGGCATGCCAGCGCCCAATGGCAGCAGGATGGAGGTGACGGCAgagtgctgggagctggagccaGCGCTGGGTGACAGGGATGTGACGCCCAAGGGGGCCCCGCCACAAGCAGAGCGACACGAGGAAGCCCTGATGGCTGAGCTCTCGGAGCTGGTGCGGAAGGTGgtgaagagcagcagctggtgggaaCGGCACGGGGTGGACGTCAGCATCCTCGCCTGCagcttcctcctgctcccagcag GGCTCCTGTGCCTACGGTCATCCCAGGCCATCCCTTTCCTGGCGGGTGTCCTCACCCTTGGCGTGGTGCATCACACCCTGACGGTGAAGGGCAGCCATCTGGCCAGCCACAATGCCTTGACCGAGTCCAAGTCCTGGAGCAAAGTGTGGGCCATCTTCTTCATTGAG CTCTGCTCAGCTTTCACAGTCGAGCAGGCCACCTACAACCATGTGAAGATCCACCACGGCTACACCAATGTCATCGGCCTGGGGGACTCCAGCACCTGGAAGCTTCCTTTCCTGAACCGCTATGTCTACATGTTCATCGCACCTCTCACAGTGCCCATCCTAACCCCTCTGGTTGCACTTG ATTTGTTGAGGAACGTGAAGTGGAAAGCAGCTCTCCGGACCCTCTGCTGCATGTTTCTAGGTCTTTACTGCCATTACTGGCTGCTGCTCCACGTCTCAGGCTTCCAGTCATCATGGTCCGCACTGCTCTGCATGCTGCTCACCCGCTCACTCCTGGCCCATCCCTACATCCACGTCAACATATTCCAG CACATCGGCCTCCCCATGTTTGCGGCCGATCGGAAACCCAAGCGGATCCACCTCATGAGTCTGGGAGTCCTCAACCTGCCCCGCAACATCCTGCTGGACTGGTCCTTCGGCCACTCGCTCATCAGCTGCCATGTGGAGCATCACCTCTTCCCCAGCCTCTCCGACAACATGTGCCTGAAG ATCAAACCCATCGTCTCCCAGTACCTGAAGCAGAAGAAGCTGCCATACAATGAGGACACCTACGCCTCCAGGCTCCAACTTTTCCTCCAGAGATATGAGGAGCTGATGGTCCACGCTCCCCCCATCACGGAGCTGGTGGGCATCCAGTGA
- the FADS6 gene encoding fatty acid desaturase 6 isoform X2, with amino-acid sequence MPAPNGSRMEVTAECWELEPALGDRDVTPKGAPPQAERHEEALMAELSELVRKVVKSSSWWERHGVDVSILACSFLLLPAGLLCLRSSQAIPFLAGVLTLGVVHHTLTVKGSHLASHNALTESKSWSKVWAIFFIELCSAFTVEQATYNHVKIHHGYTNVIGLGDSSTWKLPFLNRYVYMFIAPLTVPILTPLVALDLLRNVKWKAALRTLCCMFLGLYCHYWLLLHVSGFQSSWSALLCMLLTRSLLAHPYIHVNIFQHIGLPMFAADRKPKRIHLMSLGVLNLPRNILLDWSFGHSLISCHVEHHLFPSLSDNMCLKIKPIVSQYLKQKKLPYNEDTYASRLQLFLQRYEELMVHAPPITELVGIQ; translated from the exons ATGCCAGCGCCCAATGGCAGCAGGATGGAGGTGACGGCAgagtgctgggagctggagccaGCGCTGGGTGACAGGGATGTGACGCCCAAGGGGGCCCCGCCACAAGCAGAGCGACACGAGGAAGCCCTGATGGCTGAGCTCTCGGAGCTGGTGCGGAAGGTGgtgaagagcagcagctggtgggaaCGGCACGGGGTGGACGTCAGCATCCTCGCCTGCagcttcctcctgctcccagcag GGCTCCTGTGCCTACGGTCATCCCAGGCCATCCCTTTCCTGGCGGGTGTCCTCACCCTTGGCGTGGTGCATCACACCCTGACGGTGAAGGGCAGCCATCTGGCCAGCCACAATGCCTTGACCGAGTCCAAGTCCTGGAGCAAAGTGTGGGCCATCTTCTTCATTGAG CTCTGCTCAGCTTTCACAGTCGAGCAGGCCACCTACAACCATGTGAAGATCCACCACGGCTACACCAATGTCATCGGCCTGGGGGACTCCAGCACCTGGAAGCTTCCTTTCCTGAACCGCTATGTCTACATGTTCATCGCACCTCTCACAGTGCCCATCCTAACCCCTCTGGTTGCACTTG ATTTGTTGAGGAACGTGAAGTGGAAAGCAGCTCTCCGGACCCTCTGCTGCATGTTTCTAGGTCTTTACTGCCATTACTGGCTGCTGCTCCACGTCTCAGGCTTCCAGTCATCATGGTCCGCACTGCTCTGCATGCTGCTCACCCGCTCACTCCTGGCCCATCCCTACATCCACGTCAACATATTCCAG CACATCGGCCTCCCCATGTTTGCGGCCGATCGGAAACCCAAGCGGATCCACCTCATGAGTCTGGGAGTCCTCAACCTGCCCCGCAACATCCTGCTGGACTGGTCCTTCGGCCACTCGCTCATCAGCTGCCATGTGGAGCATCACCTCTTCCCCAGCCTCTCCGACAACATGTGCCTGAAG ATCAAACCCATCGTCTCCCAGTACCTGAAGCAGAAGAAGCTGCCATACAATGAGGACACCTACGCCTCCAGGCTCCAACTTTTCCTCCAGAGATATGAGGAGCTGATGGTCCACGCTCCCCCCATCACGGAGCTGGTGGGCATCCAGTGA
- the FDXR gene encoding NADPH:adrenodoxin oxidoreductase, mitochondrial — protein sequence MAAVGGRCWARGKGCGGPGGSAWRGLTPPLPSASPGLQRRLSSAAPAPRLCVVGSGPAGFYTAQHVLKHHGGAQVDIYEKLPVPFGLVRFGVAPDHPEVKNVINAFTQTARSERCAYYGNVTVGRDVMVAELQQAYHAVVLSYGAEDNRVLGIPGENLSGVYSAREFVGWYNGLPENRDLKPNLSCETALILGHGNVALDIARILLSPLCLLRKTDITDSSLAALACSKVKRVWLVGRRGPLQVAFTIKELREMINLPGTRPVLNPADFTGLKNAVKDAPRPRKRLTELMIKTALEKPEEKTMEAQAAAPREWGLKFQRSPQEVLATADGRQARGIRLALTRLEGSGDSAKAVPTGDVEELECGLVLSSIGYRSLPLDPAVPFDTQRGVIPNSSGRVEGVPGLYCSGWVKRGPTGVIITTMNDSFDTAQSVLEDLKMGVLDVSASREGFGAVESILHSRGVRPVSFSDWEKIDAAEVARGKAAGKPREKIVDPQEMLQLIGH from the exons ATGGCCGCCGTGGGGGGCCGGTGCTGGGCCCGGGGGAAGGGctgcggcgggccggggggcagcgccTGGCGCGGCCTGACGCCCCCCCTGCCCTCGGCCTCCCCGGGGCTTCAGCGGCGGCTGTCCTcggccgcccccgcgccgcgcctCTGCGTGGTGGGCAGCGGGCCCGCGGGCTTCTACACGGCTCAGCACGTCCTCAAG caccaCGGCGGGGCCCAAGTGGACATCTATGAGAAGCTGCCTGTTCCCTTTGGGCTCGTCCGTTTTGGGGTGGCCCCAGACCACCCAGAGGTGAAG AACGTGATCAATGCCTTCACGCAGACAGCGCGCTCGGAGCGCTGTGCCTACTACGGAAATGTCACCGTGGGGAGGGACGTCATGGTGGCCGAGCTGCAGCAGGCTTACCACGCCGTGGTGCTG AGTTATGGTGCTGAAGATAACCGGGTCCTGGGGATCCCAGGTGAGAACCTCTCCGGTGTTTATTCGGCCCGAGAGTTCGTGGGCTGGTACAACGGGCTACCCGAGAACCGGGAT CTGAAGCCCAACCTGAGCTGTGAGACGGCGCTGATTCTGGGTCACGGCAATGTGGCGCTGGATATTGCCCGGATCCTCCTGTCCCCGCTGTGCCTCCTCAGG aagacaGACATCACTGACAGCTCCCTGGCAGCTCTCGCCTGCAGCAAGGTGAAGCGTGTCTGGCTGGTTGGGAGGAGGGGACCTCTCCAAGTTGCTTTCACTATCAAG GAGCTGCGGGAGATGATAAACCTGCCTGGTACCAGACCTGTCCTGAACCCTGCTGACTTCACAGGCCTCAAAAATGCTGTTAAAG ATGCTCCCAGGCCCAGGAAGCGACTGACTGAGCTGATGATCAAAACAGCCCTGGAGAAGCCTGAGGAGAAGACTATGGAGGCACAGGCAGCGGCACCCCGGGAGTGGGGTCTGAAGTTCCAGCGCAGCCCCCAGGAGGTGCTGGCCACTGCTGATGGGAGGCAGGCGAGGGGCATCCGCCTGGCCCTGACCCGGCTGGAG GGCTCGGGTGACTCTGCCAAAGCCGTCCCCACTGGAGATGTGGAGGAGCTGGAGTGTGGGCTGGTGCTCAGCAGCATCGGCTACCGGAGCCTGCCGCTGGACCCGGCGGTACCCTTCGACACCCAGCGTGGTGTTATCCCCAACAGCTCAGGCAGAGTGGAGGGTGTCCCAG GTCTGTACTGCAGCGGGTGGGTGAAGAGAGGACCCACGGGCGTGATCATCACCACCATGAATGACAGCTTTGACACGGCCCAGTCTGTGCTGGAGGATCTCAAGATGGGCGTGCTGGACGTGTCCGCCTCCAGAGAAGGCTTTGGGGCCGTGGAGAGCATCCTGCACAGCCGAG GGGTCCGTCCTGTTTCCTTCTCGGACTGGGAGAAGATAGATGCTGCTGAAGTGGCAAGAGGCAAAGCTGCTGGCAAACCCCGAGAGAAGATAGTGGATCCtcaggagatgctgcagctgatCGGTCACTAA